A stretch of the Porites lutea chromosome 12, jaPorLute2.1, whole genome shotgun sequence genome encodes the following:
- the LOC140921637 gene encoding transport and Golgi organization 2 homolog, whose amino-acid sequence MCILFLYFCDKPTPNGYRLIMASNRDEFYFRPTARADFWEENPNIIAGIDLEPGKEGGTWLGMNKDGKFGVITNYRQAPKFMNRQALGRGHLVPDFLKGDSTVKDYLQDVNNAADNYNGFNLLVGKLSLTEESRVGWYCNIEERVITMLRPGIHVLSNKVLNCPWPKMVYGKERFGNILNEASTKQELIDKLIEMLNMRERSFICGDANSFIGPQDQDHDMSFVDACRSIFVDYKEKQYGTRTNTVVLVDATGHATYVERTLEDDATDPDEAEWRLSTHEFDIQDECGCHDENHNISVVFNSSL is encoded by the exons ATGTGCATCTTGTTTCTCTACTTCTGTGACAAGCCGACTCCTAATGGATATCGCCTTATTATGGCCTCGAACAGGGATGAATTTTACTTCAGACCAACGGCAAGAGCTGATTTTTGGGAGGAAAACCCCAATATAATTGCAG gGATAGACCTGGAACCAGGCAAAGAGGGCGGAACATGGCTTGGAATGAACAAAGATGGAAAATTTGGAGTGATCACAAACTACAGACAAGCGCCAAAGTTTATGAATCGCCAGGCACTTGGGAGAGGCCACCTCGTGCCAGATTTTTTAAAGGGCGATAGTACTGTAAAGGATTACCTTCAAGATGTTAATAACGCAGCTGACAACTATAATGGTTTCAATCTCTTGGTGGGCAAATTATCTCTCACTGAAGAGTCCAGGGTGGGATGGTATTGTAACATTGAAGAGAGAGTCATTACGATGCTGAGGCCTGGAATTCATGTCTTGTCCAATAAGGTGCTGAATTGTCCCTGGCCAAAGATGGTGTATGGAAAAGAAAGGTTTGGTAACATTCTAAATGAGGCCAGCACCAAACAAGAGCTTATCGATAAGCTGATCGAGATGCTTAATATGCGTGAGAG GTCTTTTATATGTGGAGATGCTAACAGCTTTATCGGTCCCCAAGACCAAGATCATGACATGAGTTTTGTTGATGCGTGCAGATCGATCTTCGTCGACTATAAAGAGAAACAATATGGAACTAG AACAAATACAGTGGTGTTAGTAGATGCAACAGGTCATGCCACATACGTGGAACGCACATTAGAGGATGACGCAACAGACCCGGATGAAGCCGAGTGGAGACTTAGTACCCATGAGTTTGACATCCAAGATGAATGTGGTTGCCATGACGAAAATCATAATATCTCTGTTGTATTTAACTCCAGTctttag